A window from Citrus sinensis cultivar Valencia sweet orange chromosome 3, DVS_A1.0, whole genome shotgun sequence encodes these proteins:
- the LOC102624224 gene encoding probable carboxylesterase 18, whose translation MPDSGNPEAKASPNLPWTTRLFMSAVAFAVDVSCRPNMTCNRCLFNLVDLKCSASSQPKNGVKSFDIVIDSDRNLWFRLYTPTNVTETSTTSSLPVIVYFHGGGFVLLAANSKRYNDHCRSLAKEIPAVVISVNYRLAPENRYPSQYDDGIDVLKFIDTKISTVEDFPACADLKRCFVAGDSAGGNLAHNVAVRANECKFSKLKLIGVIAIQPFFGGEERTQSEEDLNDITPLVSLKRTDWMWKAFLPEGSDRDYPAANTFGKNAVDISRVDIPATIVIVGGFDPLKDWQKRHYEGLKRHGKEAYLIEYPNAVHGFYVFPELHEESFIADVGNFIRDQSAKS comes from the coding sequence ATGCCAGATTCAGGAAACCCTGAAGCTAAAGCCTCACCAAACCTCCCATGGACGACAAGGCTCTTCATGTCGGCAGTGGCCTTCGCCGTCGACGTATCTTGCCGCCCTAACATGACCTGCAACCGTTGCCTCTTCAACCTCGTTGACCTAAAATGCTCTGCTTCAAGTCAGCCCAAAAATGGCGTCAAATCCTTCGATATCGTCATCGACAGCGACCGTAATCTCTGGTTCCGCCTCTACACACCTACCAATGTTACTGAAACATCCACCACAAGCAGCTTGCCAGTGATTGTCTACTTCCATGGCGGAGGCTTCGTTCTTCTGGCTGCAAACTCAAAACGCTACAATGATCACTGTCGAAGTCTGGCCAAGGAGATCCCCGCCGTCGTCATCTCCGTCAATTACCGTCTTGCTCCTGAGAATCGGTACCCGAGTCAATATGACGATGGGATTGATGTGTTAAAATTCATCGACACTAAAATCTCAACAGTCGAGGATTTCCCAGCTTGTGCTGACCTCAAACGTTGTTTTGTCGCCGGCGATAGTGCCGGAGGGAACTTGGCGCATAACGTGGCAGTGCGAGCTAATGAGTGTAAATTTTCCAAGCTGAAGCTCATTGGAGTGATAGCGATTCAGCCATTTTTCGGAGGAGAGGAGAGGACTCAGTCGGAGGAAGATCTTAATGATATAACTCCCTTGGTTTCATTGAAGCGTACTGACTGGATGTGGAAAGCTTTTTTGCCGGAAGGCTCTGATCGGGACTATCCGGCGGCAAATACTTTTGGGAAGAATGCCGTTGATATTTCCAGAGTGGACATTCCGGCGACGATTGTAATTGTTGGTGGGTTTGATCCTTTAAAAGATTGGCAGAAGAGGCACTATGAGGGATTGAAGAGACATGGCAAAGAAGCTTATTTGATTGAGTATCCGAATGCGGTTCACGGTTTCTACGTTTTCCCTGAGCTACACGAGGAATCTTTCATTGCTGACGTCGGCAATTTTATACGAGATCAATCTGCTAAATCATGA